A portion of the Osmerus mordax isolate fOsmMor3 chromosome 22, fOsmMor3.pri, whole genome shotgun sequence genome contains these proteins:
- the mrpl39 gene encoding 39S ribosomal protein L39, mitochondrial, which yields MSCRRTMCHLLLRRLASSVAAVRPLATDLQVQRSAVFSREQARQRALYPRTEKIEVTLQVKGLQGTLLVMNKGMSTPHSCARHLTEWHVTNSALALVDGAPWPLHQPLTQSCALSLLTFKDSDPQLVNQAYWRSCAGLLGQVLEDAFKEDFTVELLPILEVPVTAGAFCCDVVLDPQLDSWEPNEESLRSLTRGVQQLIHRDLPWEPLEVAPSVALEVFSQSRCKQEEVEEKAAQSDRGTVTLYRCGDHVLLTGGPLVARTGLCSQYEVTAVHTLGKGPWGLQRRVQGLSLPLQLQAHHTVWRKLRSRAEKLLKVPTGSTNKAAPDTLSPTPSAVTPPPATETLTPAANN from the exons ATGTCGTGTAGGAGGACCATGTGTCATCTTCTATTGCGCC GTCTGGCGTCCAGCGTAGCGGCTGTCCGTCCATTGGCCACCGACTTGCAAGTACAGCGCAGCGCGGTGTTCTCCCGTGAACAGGCTCGGCAACGCGCCCTGTATCCCCGCACGGAGAAGATAGAGGTGACCCTGCAAGTAAAAGGTCTGCAAGGGACCCTGCTGGTCATGAACAAGGGAATGTCTACTCCACACAGTTGTGCACGCC atTTGACAGAGTGGCATGTCACCAACTCTGCCCTGGCGCTGGTGGATGGGGCGCCCTGGCCCCTGCACCAGCCCCTCACCCAGTCCTGCGCCCTTTCCCTGCTCACTTTCAAAGACTCCGACCCCCAGCTTGTCAACCAG GCGTACTGGAGGTCATGTGCAGGCCTGCTGGGCCAGGTGCTGGAAGATGCCTTTAAGGAAGACTTCACGGTGGAGCTGCTCCCAATCCTAGAGGTGCCAG tgACGGCAGGAGCGTTCTGTTGTGATGTGGTGCTGGATCCACAGTTAGACTCATGGGAACCCAATGAG gagtcTCTGAGGTCCCTGACCCGGGGAGTCCAGCAGCTGATCCACCGGGACCTGCCCTGGGAACCTCTGGAGGTGGCACCCTCTGTAGCCCTGGAGGTCTTCTCCCAGAGCAG gtgtaaacaggaggaggtggaggagaaggcagcGCAGAGCGATAGAGGCACAGTGACACTTTACAG GTGTGGGGACCATGTGCTGTTGACTGGGGGCCCCCTAGTGGCGAGGACAGGTCTATGCTCCCAGTACGAGGTGACGGCCGTCCACACTCTGGGAAAGGGTCCCTGGGGTCTCCAGCGCCGTGTGCAGGGGCTCTCGCTGCCCCTACAGCTACAG GCTCATCACACAGTCTGGAGGAAGCTTAGAAGTCGAGCTGAGAAACTG CTTAAAGTGCCTACAGGATCAACCAATAAAGCAGCACCAGATACGCTGTCCCCAACCCCTTCTGCTGTGACTCCACCCCCTGCCACTGAGACTCTGACCCCGGCAGCCAACAACTAA